Part of the Bifidobacterium sp. ESL0775 genome is shown below.
AGGATGTCGTGCGTGTGTCCCGGGTGTGGGCGGTTGGTGTGGCCCGGGCGGGGCCGGGCATGCGAAAGGCCCCGCGGGAGCTGGTGCTCAACCGCGGGGCCTTCGTTACGTGTGGTGCGGCGGCGGGCTACTCTCCCACACCCTGTCGGGTGCAGTACCATCGCCGTGCCAGGCCTTAGCTTCCGGGTTCGGAATGGGACCGGGCGTCTCCCCTGGGCTATGGCCGCCGCAAATCTTATGTTGTGCGCAACCCGGGGGTTGCGGGATGTGGCGGCTCGGGAACCGGAAAGCGGACGCGTATCGGATGCAAATCGAGTTGTGCCATCCAAGCGCTAGTGCTGCCTGGAGTCAATCGCAGGGGATGCCCTCACGTCCCCAACGAATGGGGAGTGTGATTGCCTTTCGGCCGTTAGTACCGGTCGGCTCCGCCCCTCGCGGGGCTTCCACGTCCGGCCTATCAACCAGGTGTTCTCGCCTGGGGCCTACAAGGGGTCAAAGCCCCTAAGGAATACTGATCTCGGAGCAGGCTTCCCGCTTAGATGCTTTCAGCGGTTATCCCTTCCGAACGTAGCCAACCGGCCGTGCCGCTGGCGCGACAACCGGCATACCAGAGGTTCGTCCACCCAGGTCCTCTCGTACTATGGGCAGGTCTCCTCAATATTCCAACGAGCGCAGAGGATAGAGACCAAACTGTCTCACGACGTTCTGAACCCAGCTCGCGTGCCGCTTTAATCGGCGAACGGCCGAACCCTTGGGACCTGCTACAGCCCCAGGATGCGACGAGCCGACATCGAGGTGCCAAACCATCCCGTCGATATGGACTCTTGGGAATGATCAGCCTGTTATCCCCGGGGTACCTTTTATCCGTTGAGCGATGCCGCGCCCGTGCGCCGGCACCGGATCACTATCTCCGACTTTCGTCCCTGCTCGACCCGTCAGTCTCACAGTCAAGCCCGCTTGTGCGATTGCACTCGACACCCGATTGCCAACCGGGCTGAGCGAACCTTTGAGCGCCTCCGTTATCCTTTGGGAGGCAACCGCCCCAGTTAAACTACCCGCCAGGCACTGTCCCTGACGCGGATCACGCGTCGAGGTTAGACATCAAATGGAGACAGAGCGGTATTTCACCTTGCGGCTCCACGATGGCTGGCGCCACCGCTTCGAAGCCTCCCGCCTATGCTACACAGTTTCCACCTAATGACAATACCAAGGTATAGTAAAGGTCCCGGGGTCTTTTCGTCCTTCTGCGCTTAACGAGCATCTTTACTCGTACTGCAATTTCGCCGAGCTCCTGGTCGAGACAGTGGGGAAGTCGTTACGCCATTCGTGCAGGTCGGAACTTACCCGACAAGGAATTTCGCTACCTTAGGATGGTTATAGTTACCACCGCCGTTTACCGGGGCTTGAATTCACCGCTGCCCCCTCACGAGGAGGGATGACGGATCCTCTTAACCTTCCGGCACCGGGCAGGCGTCAGTGCATATACAGCGGCTTGCGCCTTCGCATGCACCTGTGTTTTTGGTAAACAGTCGCTACCCCCTGGTCTGTGCCACCCCCCGGGGCTCCGGGCGCGAAGCCCTTCACCCCAGGGGGTCTCCCTTATACCGAAGGCACGGGAGTAATTTGCCGAGTTCCTTGACCAGGATTCGCTCGATCGCTTTGGTATTCTCTACCTGACCACCTGTGTCGGTTTGCGGTACGGGCGCCGCAGCACCTCGCGCCGAAGCTTTTCTCGGCAACGGAAACCACCGGGTTCGGCCCCAACGGGCCCCACCATCGCGCCTCACCCTCAATGCGCCCCGGATTTGCCTGGGGTGCGGGCTGCACGCTTGGCCACGGACTACCACCGCCGCGGCCGGCTCTTCCATTGCGTCACTCCTGCGCTGGCCTACCGGAAGGTCTGTCCCAACCACCAAGCATCAGCCACCCCGAAGGGAGGCATCCGCAAGGCGGGAGGTTAGTACCCGACTTTCGGCCCGGACGGTCCTGCGCCGGTACGGGAATATCGACCCGTTCGTCCATTCGACTACGCCTGTCGGCCTCGCCTTAGGACCCGACTCACCCGGGGACGATGAACGTGGCCCCGGAACCCTTGGTCATCCAGCGGACGGGATCCTCACCCGTCTCTCGCTACTCATGTCTGCATTCTCGCTCCCGCACGGTCCACGGCTCGCTTACGCGGCCGCTTCACCCCGTACGGGACGCTCTCCTACCCAGCAGCAAAAGCTGCTGCCGCGTCTTCGGTGGCGTGCTTGAGCCCCGCTACATTGTCGGCGCGGAACCACTAGACCAGTGAGCTGTTACGCACTCTTTCAAGGGTGGCTGCTTCTGAGCCAACCTCCTGGCTGTCTATGCGACTCCACATCCTTTCCCACTTAGCACGCGCTTCGGGACCTTAGACGACGATCTGGGCTGTTTCCCTTTCGACGACGGAGCTTATCCCCCGCCGACTCACTGCCGCGCTCCACCGCCACGGGTATTCGGAGTTTGGTTGCCGTCGGTACGCGATACGCGCCCTCAGGCATCCAGTAGCTCTACCCCCCGGGCGAACCACGCGACGCTGCACCTAAATGCATTTCGGAGAGAACCAGCTATCACGGAATTTGATTGGCCTTTCACCCCTAGCCCCAAGTCATCCCCCCAGTTTTCAACCTAGGTGGGTCCGGTCCTCCACGCGGTCTTACCCGCGCTTCAACCTGCTCAGGGCTAGATCATCCCGCTTCGGGTCCAGGACAGGCGACTCAAACGCCTTTTGAGACTCGCCTTCGCTACGGCTCCCCCACGACGGGTTAGCCTCGCCACCTGCCACTGACTCGCAGACTCATTTTTCGATAGGCACGCCGTCACCCCACAAGGGGGCCCCGACGGTTCGTAGGCGCACGGTTTCAGAAACTGTTTCATTCCCCTCCCGGGGTGCTTTTCACCTTTCCCTCACGGTACTCGTTCGCTATCGGTCAGACAGTCATATCTAGGCTTACCCCACGGTCCGGGCGGATTCACACGGGATTCCACGAGTCCCGTGCTACTTGGGAACCTGGATCGGAAGGCAGCGCGCGACCGGCTACGGGGCCATCACCCTCTACGGCCGGGAATTCAATCCCGTTCGCCTAGCACGCCGCTTTATGACTTCCGCCGGGCGCTCCAGCGCCCGGGCACCAGGCCCCACAACACCCGCCGCGCAACGCCTGGAGGCTATCACACGCGGCCGGTTTGGCCTGATCCGCTTTCGCTCGCCACTACTCACGGAATATCCTTTCCTGCAGGTACTGAGATGTTTCACTTCCCTGCGTACCCCCCGCTCGAAAGCGGTGCCGGCCCATACGGCCGGCGGGTCCCCCCATTCGGAAATCCTCGGATCAAAGCCCTGTCGGCGGCTCCCCGAGGCCTATCGCGGCCCCACACGTCCTTCATCGGTACTGTCTGCCAAGGCATCCACCATACGCCCTTGCCAGCAACACACACCCACACAAGGAATGCATGCCGCAAGGACCTTCTGCGAAAAACTCTGGACAACACATCATCACACTATGAATGATCACAAAACGATCGACCAAATCCCCAATCCAAAAGAATCGGAGACCGGTCTGAAAAAATTGCATCTAACAAAGCAAGAATCATATCTTGCTCGCGTCCACTATCCAGTTCTCAAGCCACCACGCGCATCCGGATCAGGCGCCCCGTCCGGGGCCGCCGTCAGCGGAAGGCATCGAATCGCACCGACCAGAGGTCGGGGTGGCGATCCGGGAGCCCAAAAGCATGCCCACACCACTGATGCATTGTAAAGTTGTCATCCTTGATCTTTTCCACACCAGCAGGACACGGACCGGGAACATCCCGGACGCGTCCGACACCGGCCACCAGACAGTGGCCTGAATTCTCCGTAGAAAGGAGGTGATCCAGCCGCACCTTCCGGTACGGCTACCTTGTTACGACTTAGTCCCAATCACGAGCCTCACCTTAGACGGCTCCGCCCACAAGGGTTCGGACACCGGCTTCGGGTGCTGCCCACTTTCATGACTTGACGGGCGGTGTGTACAAGGCCCGGGAACGCATTCACCGCGGCGTTGCTGATCCGCGATTACTAGCGACTCCGCCTTCATGGAGTCGGGTTGCAGACTCCAATCCGAACTGAGACCGGTTTTCAGGGATCCGCTCCGCGTCGCCGCGTCGCATCCCGTTGTACCGGCCATTGTAGCATGCGTGAAGCCCTGGACGTAAGGGGCATGATGATCTGACGTCATCCCCACCTTCCTCCGAGTTGACCCCGGCGGTCCCTTGTGAGTTCCCGGCATGACCCGCTGGCAACACAAGGCGAGGGTTGCGCTCGTTGCGGGACTTAACCCAACATCTCACGACACGAGCTGACGACGACCATGCACCACCTGTGAACCGGCCCCGAAGGGAGGCGACATCTCTGCCGCTGTCCGGAACATGTCAAGCCCAGGTAAGGTTCTTCGCGTTGCATCGAATTAATCCGCATGCTCCGCCGCTTGTGCGGGCCCCCGTCAATTTCTTTGAGTTTTAGCCTTGCGGCCGTACTCCCCAGGCGGGATGCTTAACGCGTTAGCTCCGACGCGGAACCCGTGGAATGGGTCCCACATCCAGCATCCACCGTTTACGGCGTGGACTACCAGGGTATCTAATCCTGTTCGCTCCCCACGCTTTCGCTCCTCAGCGTCAGTAACAGCCCAGAGACCTGCCTTCGCCATTGGTGTTCTTCCCGATATCTACACATTCCACCGTTACACCGGGAATTCCAGTCTCCCCTACTGCACTCAAGCCCGCCCGTATCCGGCGCAGACCCATCGTTAAGCGATGGGCTTTCACACCAGACGCGACGAACCGCCTACGAGCTCTTTACGCCCAATAAATCCGGATAACGCTTGCGCCCTACGTATTACCGCGGCTGCTGGCACGTAGTTAGCCGGCGCTTATTCGAAGGGTACACTCACTCTCGCTTGCTCCCCAACAAAAGCGGTTTACAACCCGAAGGCCTTCATCCCGCACGCGGCGTCGCTGCATCAGGGTTCCCCCCATTGTGCAATATTCCCCACTGCTGCCTCCCGTAGGAGTCTGGGCCGTATCTCAGTCCCAATGAGGCCGGTCGCCCTCTCAGGCCGGCTACCCGTCAAAGCCTTGGTGGGCCGTTGCCCCGCCAACAAGCTGATAGGACGCGACCCCATCCCATGTCGGTAACCCTTTCCCGCGATCACATGCGATCACGCGGAACACCCGGCATTACCACCCGTTTCCAGGAGCTATTCCGGAACATGGGGCAGGTTGGTCACGCATTACTCTCCCGTTCGCCACTCTCACCGAAGTGCAAGCACTCCGGATCCCGTTCGACTTGCATGTGTTAAGCACGCCGCCAGCGTTCATCCTGAGCCAGAATCGAACCCTCCACAAAAAACATGAAAGGCCGAGAAAATCGGCTCCATACAAAATAATTGACGGAACCATCCCATAAGGGGGGATGGTCCACACTAAAAACCCCGACACCCTTCAAAACCCCTCGGCTACCCGGCAGAACCGGGCGGGCATCGGACTGGCAATCAAAAAAAGCTTTACATATAAAAAGTAGTACAGACACACTCTTGAGTTCTCAAACCACCACCACACCAACAAACAATCTCAACTCTTGGAGAGGAAGTTGCCGTGTTGAGCAGCAAGAGATAAATATACGCGGAAATAAGACTTTGTGCAAGTCAAAGGACACAAAAACCTTAAGAACCGTTGCAATGATGCGGCTCTTTCGGCGTGTCACTACAGGTGTCACTGCACCTTTATGCGTTATTGTAGTGCGGAAATATGAAGAATCAAATCGGACTGATCAATTCACACGCATAATGAGATAGGACGATAATTCACAATATATAGAGGTAACGCGTTCCTGGCCTATTCGTCCGCTGAATGGCGCTTTTGACTACAATAGTATCTATGACTAAAAAAATTGCGGTATTGACTGGTGCAGGCATTTCGACGTCGGCGGGAATCCCCGACTTTCGTGGACCAAACGGCGTGTGGACCAAACATCCTGACCAGATGAGCGTCTATGACATCGACGCGTTCATAAGCGACAAGAAGGCGCGCGAGTATTCCTGGGCATGGCAGAAGGCGTCGCCGGTGTGGAACGCGCAGCCGGGCGAGGCACACAAGGCGCTGGTCAAGTTGGAAAAGGCTGGGTTGCTGACGCTTCTGGCCACGCAGAACTTTGACGCGCTGCACGAGAAAGCCGGCAATTCCAGCGATCTCATCGTCAACCTGCACGGCACCATCGGCACCTCACACTGCATGAAGTGCCATGCCGAATACAAGACGGCCGACATCATGGACAATCTCGACAACGAGCCGGACCCGCACTGCCACCGCAAACTGCCGTATAGCGGCAACCAAACCTGCAACGGGCTCATCAAAACCGATGTGGTCTACTTCGGCGAGATGCTGCCAGACGGAGCCATGGAAAAGTCAATGGCTCGGGTGGCCAAAGCCGATGAGTTCTGGGTGATTGGATCGACGCTTGAGGTCTTCCCTGCCGCCTCGCTGGCACCGACCGCCGTGCAGGCCGGGGTACCGATGACCATTATGAATATGGGGCATACGCAATACGACAATATCGCCACGAGGCTCATTCATGACGATATCGCAAAAGCGCTGCCAGAGTTGGTTGACGAGACTATCGCCGAAGCGGAGAAATAGAAACGGCAGCCCGAAAGCCAAAACAAAGACCATTGAGCAAGTGGGATGCCTGCGGTATCTATTAGCGGCTTTGGGACGCCAACGAAGAATCAGGGAATGACATCCTTGAGAAAGTGATTATTGACGATGACTATGAACGCGAAAGAGGAATTCTACCGAATTCTGGCAGAACAGACAGAGATGGCGCTGGCCACTTCGGTAGATAATATTCCCGATGTCCGGATCGTCAATTTTTATTTCGATCCTGCAGAAAACATGCTTTACTTTGCGACGTTTAAAGACAACAACAAAGTCAAGGAAATGCAGGCAAATGCCCATGTCGCTTTCACGACCATTCCTCGTAGCGGCAATGCGCATGTGAAAGCACAAGGAATTGCTCGCCCAAGCGGGAAAAGCATCGATGAGATTGCTGACGAATTCGTTGCCAAGATTCCCGCTTATGAGAATACTCTGCGTGCAGCCGACGGAAACCTGCTGTTGTATGAAATCAGTTTTAGTATGGCAACCGTGACCAAGGATCTCAGCGATATCGATACTTTTACTATCAAGTAAACATCACTATAACTTGATGGCATTGATATGAGCAGGTGGGATTGCAGGTATCGTGTGATTCCTGATACGAGAATCGCAATATAACCAATGTACAAGTAATAAGGATGTGGGTTTGCCGCAATCTAATGCTGCAGCAAACCCACATCTTTTTGAATGAGATTCTTTAGTAGATACGCTTGGGGTCGAAACCGGCGTCCTTGAGAGACTTGAGAACCTGGGCGATGTGGTCGGGGCCGTTGGTTTCGACGGTGACGCCTAGGGAGACCGAGTCGGTGTAGTGGCCGGAGGCCTTGAACTGGTCATGATTGAGCTCGATGACGTTGGCGCGGGCATCCGCCAGGACTTGCGCGACCTTGACCAGCTGGCCCGGGGTATCGGGCAGCTCGACCTCGAAGTTCATGATGCGGCCGCGGGCGATCATGCCCTTCTGGATGACTGCGCCGATGGTGACGGTGTCGATGTTGCCACCGGAGATGATCGGGACGATGACGTGCTTGCCCTTAGCCGCGGCGAAGACCCGCGAGCGCAGGCTCAGGTGCTCAAGAGCGGCCAGAGAGACGGCGCCGGCGGCCTCGACCACCAGTTTGTGCTTCTCCATCATCAGGAGGATCATCTCGTTGATGTCGCGCTCGGAGACCGTGATCAAATCATCAAGGTATTCGTTCAGGATCGCGAACGTCAAATCGCCGGGATGACCGACCGCGACGCCCTCGGCGGAAGTGACCACCTTGTCGGCGGGAACGACCGTGCCGGCCGCGAAGGAGTTCTTGAAAGCGGGTGAGCCTTCGGGGATCGCGCCGATGACGCGGACCTCGGGCTTGAAGGTCTTGATGGCGAGCGCCACGCCTGCGCCCAGGCCGCCGCCACCCAGCGGGACCACGACGTCGGTGACGTTCGGGACATCCTCGAGAATCTCAAGGCCGATGGTGCCCTGGCCGCAAAGCACCTCGTAATCGTCGAAGGGATGGACATAGACCAAGCCGTCACGCTCGGAAAGCTTGGACGCGTATTCGGCGGCATCGTCGAACAGGTTGCCGTGCAGCACCACGTTGGCGCCGTAGGACTTCGTCGCGTCGACCTTGAGCGGTGGGGTGCTTTCGGGCATCACGATGGTGGCCTTCGCATGGCGCTCGCGGGCCGCGTAGGCGACACCTTGCGCGTGGTTGCCGGCGGAAGCGGTGACGATGCCCTTGGCCAATTCCTCATCGGACAGCGAAGCGATCTTGTTGTAGGCGCCAC
Proteins encoded:
- a CDS encoding Sir2 family NAD-dependent protein deacetylase, which gives rise to MTKKIAVLTGAGISTSAGIPDFRGPNGVWTKHPDQMSVYDIDAFISDKKAREYSWAWQKASPVWNAQPGEAHKALVKLEKAGLLTLLATQNFDALHEKAGNSSDLIVNLHGTIGTSHCMKCHAEYKTADIMDNLDNEPDPHCHRKLPYSGNQTCNGLIKTDVVYFGEMLPDGAMEKSMARVAKADEFWVIGSTLEVFPAASLAPTAVQAGVPMTIMNMGHTQYDNIATRLIHDDIAKALPELVDETIAEAEK
- a CDS encoding pyridoxamine 5'-phosphate oxidase family protein, whose product is MTMNAKEEFYRILAEQTEMALATSVDNIPDVRIVNFYFDPAENMLYFATFKDNNKVKEMQANAHVAFTTIPRSGNAHVKAQGIARPSGKSIDEIADEFVAKIPAYENTLRAADGNLLLYEISFSMATVTKDLSDIDTFTIK
- the ilvA gene encoding threonine ammonia-lyase, giving the protein MKQEDVVKALQHDHATELKKAAQRLKGTARHTCIMPSPALSEATGHEILLKPENLQVTGSFKIRGAYNKIASLSDEELAKGIVTASAGNHAQGVAYAARERHAKATIVMPESTPPLKVDATKSYGANVVLHGNLFDDAAEYASKLSERDGLVYVHPFDDYEVLCGQGTIGLEILEDVPNVTDVVVPLGGGGLGAGVALAIKTFKPEVRVIGAIPEGSPAFKNSFAAGTVVPADKVVTSAEGVAVGHPGDLTFAILNEYLDDLITVSERDINEMILLMMEKHKLVVEAAGAVSLAALEHLSLRSRVFAAAKGKHVIVPIISGGNIDTVTIGAVIQKGMIARGRIMNFEVELPDTPGQLVKVAQVLADARANVIELNHDQFKASGHYTDSVSLGVTVETNGPDHIAQVLKSLKDAGFDPKRIY